One Etheostoma cragini isolate CJK2018 chromosome 18, CSU_Ecrag_1.0, whole genome shotgun sequence DNA window includes the following coding sequences:
- the mfsd4b gene encoding sodium-dependent glucose transporter 1 isoform X1, translating into MSSSTALDTAVKKKHVRFASMEDDNDDQEDTLFDKRKDTRRGLKSALKAVKRATKPGFDDRVDVVGGRRGGHGACGRWMVTLALCASFLGLGMCISVLGPTFQDLAVNVKKNISNISYIFVGRSSGYIGGSLLAGIFFDFMNPHLLLGVSMLVTSFGMCAIPFCKQALLLTGLMSLIGMSMGILDTGGNVLILNTWGEQAGPHMQALHFSFAAGAFVSPIIAKLLFGPDSNSSATFIATSSTPPITTEPISKTPDLHTVFQYIHSKTTTFKSMWAYVVIGSFVFLVSLLFFILYCRSSASRDKAPASSGKPLVAKHHMALVVLLFFFFFAYVGAEVAYGSFIFTFAKDYARMPPSQAAGLNSLFWGTFAACRGLAIFFAACMYPGAMILLSLVGSTVSSLLLCLFSKENVALWVCSGLYGASMATTFPSGISWLEQYTTVTAHTAAAFVVGAALGEMVLPALVGFLLGKFPNHPLLMYLSLITATFTSILFPVMYKLASAPGGQSRKPRVRGRRDADDSEYRQALLDSGANEEEEEEEEEDDHHDNEADPWTDADFEVIEMDDTTSLISSPSKAPTPPDVSGLTGSSAASNSQAPGPAGD; encoded by the exons ATGTCTTCGTCCACCGCACTAGACACCGCCGTTAAAAAGAAGCACGTTCGTTTCGCCAGCATGGAGGACGACAACGACGACCAGGAGGACACCCTGTTCGACAAAAGGAAGGATACAAGAAGAGGACTGAAGAGTGCGCTGAAGGCGGTTAAGCGGGCGACAAAACCAGGATTCGACGACCGAGTGGATGTGGTCGGCGGAAGAAGGGGCGGACATGGCGCGTGCGGCCGCTGGATGGTCACCCTCGCCCTCTGTGCATCTTTCCTGGGCTTG GGGATGTGTATCTCTGTTCTTGGCCCCACGTTCCAGGACCTGGCTGTCAATGTGAAAAAGAACATCAGCAACATTTCATACATCTTCGTCGGCCGCTCTTCGGGCTACATTGGCGGTTCCCTCTTAGCAGGCATCTTCTTCGACTTCATGAACCCGCATCTCCTGTTAG GGGTTTCTATGCTGGTCACATCATTTGGAATGTGTGCTATCCCTTTCTGTAAGCAGGCTCTGCTCCTCACTGGACTCATGTCCCTCATTGGGATGTCTATGGGCATTCTGGATACAG GTGGAAATGTCCTCATACTGAACACATGGGGCGAGCAGGCGGGCCCTCACATGCAGGCTCTGCACTTCAGCTTCGCAGCCGGGGCCTTTGTGTCTCCAATCATCGCCAAGCTGCTGTTTGGGCCCGACAGCAACAGCAGCGCAACTTTCATAGCAACCAGCTCGACACCTCCTATCACCACAGAACCAATCAGCAAAACCCCTGATCTACACACTGTATTCCAGTACATCCACAGCAAGACCACCACCTTTAAATCCATGTGGGCCTACGTCGTGATCGGCTCTTTTGTCTTTCTcgtctccctcctcttcttcatcctctacTGTCGCAGCAGCGCGTCACGCGACAAAGCCCCCGCGTCCTCGGGAAAGCCCCTGGTGGCCAAACATCACATGGCTCTCGTTgtcctgctcttcttcttcttctttgcttaCGTGGGTGCTGAGGTCGCATACGGCTCATTCATCTTCACCTTCGCCAAGGACTATGCCCGCATGCCCCCGTCCCAGGCTGCAGGGCTCAACTCGTTGTTCTGGGGGACGTTTGCCGCCTGCAGGGGGTTGGCTATCTTCTTTGCGGCCTGCATGTACCCGGGTGCCATGATTCTGCTCAGCCTGGTGGGCTCCACCGtgtcctctctgctgctctgcctcTTCAGCAAGGAGAACGTGGCCCTGTGGGTTTGCTCGGGTCTGTACGGCGCCTCCATGGCCACCACCTTCCCCAGCGGCATCTCCTGGCTGGAGCAGTACACCACAGTGACCGCCCACACGGCGGCAGCTTTTGTGGTGGGGGCAGCGTTGGGGGAGATGGTGCTTCCCGCTCTTGTAGGCTTCCTGCTGGGGAAGTTCCCCAACCACCCCTTGCTCATGTACCTGTCGCTCATCACCGCCACCTTCACCTCCATCCTCTTCCCGGTCATGTACAAGCTAGCTTCGGCCCCCGGCGGCCAGTCCAGGAAGCCCCGCGTCAGGGGCCGGCGAGACGCAGATGACAGCGAATACCGCCAAGCGCTGCTGGATTCAGGTGccaatgaagaggaggaagaggaggaggaggaggatgatcaTCATGACAACGAGGCTGATCCGTGGACTGATGCAGACTTTGAGGTCATTGAAATGGATGACACAACCAGTCTCATCAGTTCACCCAGCAAGGCACCCACTCCTCCTGACGTTTCTGGTCTAACAGGGAGCTCGGCTGCCTCCAACAGCCAGGCGCCGGGACCTGCAGGAGACTGA
- the mfsd4b gene encoding sodium-dependent glucose transporter 1 isoform X2, producing the protein MCISVLGPTFQDLAVNVKKNISNISYIFVGRSSGYIGGSLLAGIFFDFMNPHLLLGVSMLVTSFGMCAIPFCKQALLLTGLMSLIGMSMGILDTGGNVLILNTWGEQAGPHMQALHFSFAAGAFVSPIIAKLLFGPDSNSSATFIATSSTPPITTEPISKTPDLHTVFQYIHSKTTTFKSMWAYVVIGSFVFLVSLLFFILYCRSSASRDKAPASSGKPLVAKHHMALVVLLFFFFFAYVGAEVAYGSFIFTFAKDYARMPPSQAAGLNSLFWGTFAACRGLAIFFAACMYPGAMILLSLVGSTVSSLLLCLFSKENVALWVCSGLYGASMATTFPSGISWLEQYTTVTAHTAAAFVVGAALGEMVLPALVGFLLGKFPNHPLLMYLSLITATFTSILFPVMYKLASAPGGQSRKPRVRGRRDADDSEYRQALLDSGANEEEEEEEEEDDHHDNEADPWTDADFEVIEMDDTTSLISSPSKAPTPPDVSGLTGSSAASNSQAPGPAGD; encoded by the exons ATGTGTATCTCTGTTCTTGGCCCCACGTTCCAGGACCTGGCTGTCAATGTGAAAAAGAACATCAGCAACATTTCATACATCTTCGTCGGCCGCTCTTCGGGCTACATTGGCGGTTCCCTCTTAGCAGGCATCTTCTTCGACTTCATGAACCCGCATCTCCTGTTAG GGGTTTCTATGCTGGTCACATCATTTGGAATGTGTGCTATCCCTTTCTGTAAGCAGGCTCTGCTCCTCACTGGACTCATGTCCCTCATTGGGATGTCTATGGGCATTCTGGATACAG GTGGAAATGTCCTCATACTGAACACATGGGGCGAGCAGGCGGGCCCTCACATGCAGGCTCTGCACTTCAGCTTCGCAGCCGGGGCCTTTGTGTCTCCAATCATCGCCAAGCTGCTGTTTGGGCCCGACAGCAACAGCAGCGCAACTTTCATAGCAACCAGCTCGACACCTCCTATCACCACAGAACCAATCAGCAAAACCCCTGATCTACACACTGTATTCCAGTACATCCACAGCAAGACCACCACCTTTAAATCCATGTGGGCCTACGTCGTGATCGGCTCTTTTGTCTTTCTcgtctccctcctcttcttcatcctctacTGTCGCAGCAGCGCGTCACGCGACAAAGCCCCCGCGTCCTCGGGAAAGCCCCTGGTGGCCAAACATCACATGGCTCTCGTTgtcctgctcttcttcttcttctttgcttaCGTGGGTGCTGAGGTCGCATACGGCTCATTCATCTTCACCTTCGCCAAGGACTATGCCCGCATGCCCCCGTCCCAGGCTGCAGGGCTCAACTCGTTGTTCTGGGGGACGTTTGCCGCCTGCAGGGGGTTGGCTATCTTCTTTGCGGCCTGCATGTACCCGGGTGCCATGATTCTGCTCAGCCTGGTGGGCTCCACCGtgtcctctctgctgctctgcctcTTCAGCAAGGAGAACGTGGCCCTGTGGGTTTGCTCGGGTCTGTACGGCGCCTCCATGGCCACCACCTTCCCCAGCGGCATCTCCTGGCTGGAGCAGTACACCACAGTGACCGCCCACACGGCGGCAGCTTTTGTGGTGGGGGCAGCGTTGGGGGAGATGGTGCTTCCCGCTCTTGTAGGCTTCCTGCTGGGGAAGTTCCCCAACCACCCCTTGCTCATGTACCTGTCGCTCATCACCGCCACCTTCACCTCCATCCTCTTCCCGGTCATGTACAAGCTAGCTTCGGCCCCCGGCGGCCAGTCCAGGAAGCCCCGCGTCAGGGGCCGGCGAGACGCAGATGACAGCGAATACCGCCAAGCGCTGCTGGATTCAGGTGccaatgaagaggaggaagaggaggaggaggaggatgatcaTCATGACAACGAGGCTGATCCGTGGACTGATGCAGACTTTGAGGTCATTGAAATGGATGACACAACCAGTCTCATCAGTTCACCCAGCAAGGCACCCACTCCTCCTGACGTTTCTGGTCTAACAGGGAGCTCGGCTGCCTCCAACAGCCAGGCGCCGGGACCTGCAGGAGACTGA